In Modestobacter versicolor, a single genomic region encodes these proteins:
- a CDS encoding PLP-dependent aminotransferase family protein: protein MPPVLDQSTPAQELASLVGSVAALPAPRYAGLARRIRELVLAGQLPAGTRLPAERDLAAVLDTSRVTIASAYRVLREEGWARTRHGSGTVVEVPVPGGTADAGWLPRATPGLIDLAHAAPPAAPQLLPAYARALEQLPALTDGNGYSPNGLPELREAIAARFTGRGLPTDPEQVVVTAGVGDATALVLDLLLEPGDRVLVTHPTYAGSLRMVEAGNGRLVPVPTDPAAPDDLVPAAHAAARQSAPRVALLEPDFANPTGARLSAAGRRRLAATLWQQGVLAVVDEVSAELHFDDDPLPPYAAGLPDAAVVTVGGLSKAVWGGLRIGWLRTDAALADRLGLAYARRQLSVGLLDQLAATLLLRDLDAVLAGRREQLRTQRDELLAALAERLPDWEVLPPAGGLSLWCRLPPGLSSAALAAGAAPHGLLLAEGRAFGTGYAFDDHLRLPYTRPAGELRAAVEVLATLSGSLRAGTAHAVVRSRTVV, encoded by the coding sequence ATGCCACCTGTGCTGGACCAGTCCACGCCCGCGCAGGAGCTTGCCTCCCTGGTCGGCTCCGTGGCGGCGCTGCCGGCCCCCCGCTACGCCGGCCTGGCCCGCCGCATCCGCGAGCTGGTGCTGGCCGGGCAGCTCCCGGCCGGCACCCGGCTGCCCGCGGAGCGCGATCTCGCCGCCGTCCTGGACACCAGCCGGGTGACCATCGCCTCGGCGTACCGGGTGCTGCGCGAGGAGGGCTGGGCGCGCACCCGGCACGGGTCCGGCACGGTGGTCGAGGTGCCCGTCCCCGGCGGCACCGCCGACGCCGGCTGGCTGCCCCGGGCCACCCCGGGCCTCATCGACCTCGCGCACGCCGCCCCGCCCGCCGCACCGCAGCTGCTGCCGGCCTACGCGCGGGCGCTGGAGCAGCTGCCGGCCCTCACCGACGGCAACGGCTACTCCCCCAACGGCCTGCCCGAGCTGCGCGAGGCGATCGCCGCCCGGTTCACCGGCCGCGGGCTGCCGACCGACCCGGAGCAGGTCGTGGTCACCGCCGGCGTCGGCGATGCGACCGCCCTGGTGCTGGACCTCCTGCTGGAGCCCGGCGACCGGGTGCTCGTCACCCATCCCACCTACGCCGGCTCCCTGCGCATGGTGGAGGCGGGCAACGGGCGGCTGGTGCCGGTCCCCACCGACCCGGCCGCCCCCGACGACCTCGTGCCCGCCGCGCACGCGGCAGCACGGCAGAGCGCGCCCCGGGTGGCGCTGCTCGAGCCCGACTTCGCCAACCCCACCGGCGCCCGGCTCTCCGCCGCGGGACGACGCCGGCTGGCCGCCACGCTGTGGCAGCAGGGCGTGCTCGCCGTCGTCGACGAGGTCAGCGCCGAGCTGCACTTCGACGACGACCCCCTCCCGCCGTACGCCGCCGGGCTGCCCGATGCGGCGGTCGTGACCGTCGGCGGGCTGAGCAAGGCGGTGTGGGGCGGCCTGCGGATCGGCTGGCTGCGCACCGACGCCGCGCTGGCCGACCGGCTGGGGCTGGCGTACGCCCGGCGGCAGCTGTCCGTCGGCCTGCTCGACCAGCTGGCCGCGACGCTGCTGCTGCGCGACCTGGACGCCGTGCTGGCCGGTCGCCGCGAGCAGCTGCGCACCCAGCGCGACGAGCTGCTGGCCGCCCTGGCCGAGCGCCTCCCCGACTGGGAGGTGCTGCCCCCCGCCGGTGGCCTGTCGCTGTGGTGCCGGCTCCCGCCGGGGCTGAGCTCGGCCGCCCTCGCGGCCGGTGCCGCACCGCACGGCCTGCTGCTGGCCGAGGGGCGCGCGTTCGGCACCGGGTACGCCTTCGATGACCACCTGCGGCTGCCGTACACCCGCCCGGCCGGCGAGCTGCGGGCGGCGGTCGAGGTGCTGGCCACGCTGAGCGGGAGCCTCCGGGCCGGCACCGCGCACGCCGTCGTGCGGTCCCGGACCGTCGTCTGA
- a CDS encoding PAS and ANTAR domain-containing protein: MSSTSALPRQSEAHSRPHAPGRPSRPAPSTGPAPSVPRTQLAGRFRGDLTTDQWWWSPELFELHGVPAGSVQPTVGLLLSHAHSADRPGLQAALRAAGTAGVPFAREYRVLRMDGRQRTVLLVCEPETDPAGAVTALSGLVVDVTGTRDTPPADEQVHRLETEVEQLRSAMASRAAIEQAKGILMLLMGCGDQVAFDLLAHISSHTHRKVRDVAVAIIDSASGHNPLPDDVRDILHDACPPGRAPA, encoded by the coding sequence ATGTCCTCCACCTCCGCACTCCCCCGCCAGAGCGAGGCGCACTCCCGCCCGCACGCCCCGGGCCGCCCCTCCCGCCCTGCTCCGTCCACCGGGCCCGCGCCCTCGGTCCCCCGGACCCAGCTGGCCGGCCGGTTCCGCGGTGACCTGACCACCGACCAGTGGTGGTGGTCGCCCGAGCTGTTCGAGCTGCACGGCGTGCCGGCCGGCTCGGTCCAGCCGACGGTCGGCCTGCTGCTGTCCCACGCGCACTCCGCCGACCGCCCGGGCCTGCAGGCGGCGCTCCGCGCCGCCGGCACCGCGGGCGTGCCGTTCGCCCGGGAGTACCGGGTGCTGCGGATGGACGGCCGGCAGCGCACCGTACTGCTGGTCTGCGAGCCCGAGACCGACCCGGCCGGCGCCGTCACCGCGCTGAGCGGGCTCGTCGTCGACGTGACCGGCACCCGGGACACCCCGCCGGCCGACGAGCAGGTGCACCGCCTGGAGACCGAGGTCGAGCAGCTGCGCAGCGCGATGGCCAGCCGGGCGGCCATCGAGCAGGCCAAGGGCATCCTGATGCTGCTGATGGGCTGCGGTGACCAGGTGGCCTTCGACCTGCTGGCGCACATCTCCAGCCACACCCACCGGAAGGTCCGCGACGTCGCCGTCGCGATCATCGACTCGGCGAGCGGCCACAACCCGCTGCCCGACGACGTCCGCGACATCCTGCACGACGCCTGCCCGCCCGGCCGCGCCCCGGCCTGA
- a CDS encoding lysophospholipid acyltransferase family protein, with protein sequence MFYLLARFVLRPLVFVVFRPRVTGRENVPLTGPVILASNHLSFIDSIAIPLMAPRKVAYLAKAEYWRAPGFGGWVSRTLFTALGALPVEREASRAAQAALDTAMGVLREGGAFGIYPEGTRSRDGRLARGKTGVAWLALTADCPVVPVAVHGTEKIQPIGARWPRPHRVSVTFGAPLTFPEHRGQAGKGRARREVTDQVMEAIAELSGQEKAGWGQPPAAA encoded by the coding sequence GTGTTCTACCTGCTTGCGCGGTTCGTGCTGCGGCCGCTGGTCTTCGTGGTGTTCCGGCCCCGGGTCACCGGCCGGGAGAACGTGCCGCTCACCGGGCCGGTGATCCTGGCCAGCAACCACCTCTCGTTCATCGACAGCATCGCCATCCCGCTCATGGCGCCGCGCAAGGTGGCCTACCTGGCCAAGGCCGAGTACTGGCGCGCCCCGGGCTTCGGCGGCTGGGTGTCCCGCACGCTGTTCACCGCGCTGGGCGCGCTGCCCGTCGAGCGGGAGGCCTCCCGGGCGGCGCAGGCCGCGCTCGACACCGCCATGGGCGTGCTGCGCGAGGGCGGTGCCTTCGGCATCTACCCCGAGGGCACCCGCTCGCGCGACGGCCGGCTGGCCCGCGGCAAGACCGGGGTGGCCTGGCTCGCGCTCACGGCCGACTGCCCGGTCGTGCCGGTCGCCGTCCACGGCACCGAGAAGATCCAGCCGATCGGCGCGCGCTGGCCGCGGCCGCACCGGGTGTCGGTCACCTTCGGTGCGCCGCTGACCTTCCCCGAGCACCGCGGCCAGGCCGGCAAGGGCCGGGCGCGGCGCGAGGTCACCGACCAGGTCATGGAGGCGATCGCCGAGCTGTCGGGTCAGGAGAAGGCCGGCTGGGGCCAGCCCCCGGCGGCGGCATGA
- a CDS encoding cobyric acid synthase produces MSGPGTGALLVAGTTSDAGKSVVTAGICRWLARQGVRVAPFKAQNMSNNSMVTADGAEIGRAQVMQAAAARVEPEAAMNPVLLKPGGENASQVVVLGKPVADVTALSYRPMKAALLEQALACLADLRSRFDVVVCEGAGSPTEINLRADDIANMGLATAAELPVVVVGDIDRGGVFAALYGTVALMPPGDQRLVAGFLVNKFRGDARLLAPGLDQLAALTGRPTLGVLPWQTGLHLDVEDSLGVDAPRGPALPPHGDDVLRVSVARLPRLSNFTDLDALAAEPGVLLRYATRPEELADADLVVLPGTRSTVADLGWLRETGLADAVARRAAEGRPVLGICGGHQMLARTISDDVESRAGVVAGLGLLPADVRFGAQKVLARPTGVALGHPVHGYEIHHGVVTVDGPAEAFLDGARVGSVWGTTWHGALENDGFRRAFLTEVARVAGRRFVVAPDTDFAAVREARLDALGDLVAEHADTDALWRLIEHGAPAGLPVLPAGPGAR; encoded by the coding sequence ATGAGCGGTCCCGGCACGGGGGCCCTGCTCGTCGCCGGCACCACCTCCGACGCCGGCAAGTCCGTGGTCACCGCCGGCATCTGCCGCTGGCTGGCGCGGCAGGGCGTGCGGGTGGCGCCGTTCAAGGCGCAGAACATGAGCAACAACTCGATGGTCACCGCCGACGGCGCCGAGATCGGCCGCGCCCAGGTGATGCAGGCCGCGGCGGCCCGGGTCGAGCCCGAGGCGGCGATGAACCCGGTGCTGCTCAAGCCCGGCGGCGAGAACGCCAGCCAGGTCGTCGTCCTCGGCAAGCCGGTCGCGGACGTGACCGCGCTGTCCTACCGGCCGATGAAGGCCGCCCTGCTCGAGCAGGCGCTGGCCTGCCTGGCCGACCTCCGCTCCCGGTTCGACGTGGTGGTCTGCGAGGGCGCCGGCTCGCCCACCGAGATCAACCTGCGCGCCGACGACATCGCGAACATGGGCCTGGCCACGGCCGCCGAGCTCCCGGTCGTGGTGGTCGGCGACATCGACCGGGGCGGGGTCTTCGCCGCGCTGTACGGCACCGTCGCGCTGATGCCCCCGGGCGACCAGCGGCTGGTGGCCGGCTTCCTGGTCAACAAGTTCCGCGGCGACGCCCGGCTGCTCGCCCCGGGCCTGGACCAGCTCGCCGCGCTGACCGGCCGGCCGACGCTCGGCGTGCTGCCCTGGCAGACCGGCCTGCACCTGGACGTCGAGGACTCCCTCGGTGTCGACGCCCCCCGCGGCCCGGCGCTCCCGCCGCACGGCGACGACGTGCTGCGGGTGTCGGTCGCCCGGCTGCCCCGGCTGTCGAACTTCACCGACCTGGACGCCCTCGCCGCCGAGCCCGGCGTGCTGCTCCGCTACGCCACCCGGCCCGAGGAGCTCGCCGACGCCGACCTCGTCGTGCTGCCCGGCACCCGGTCGACGGTCGCGGACCTCGGCTGGCTGCGCGAGACCGGGCTCGCCGACGCCGTCGCCCGCCGCGCCGCCGAGGGCCGGCCGGTGCTGGGCATCTGCGGCGGCCACCAGATGCTCGCCCGCACCATCAGCGACGACGTCGAGTCGCGAGCCGGCGTCGTCGCCGGGCTCGGCCTGCTGCCGGCCGACGTCCGGTTCGGTGCGCAGAAGGTGCTCGCCCGGCCCACCGGCGTCGCGCTCGGTCACCCGGTGCACGGCTACGAGATCCACCACGGCGTGGTGACCGTCGACGGACCCGCGGAAGCGTTCCTGGACGGCGCCCGCGTCGGGTCGGTCTGGGGGACGACGTGGCACGGGGCGCTGGAGAACGACGGGTTCCGGCGGGCCTTCCTCACCGAGGTGGCCCGGGTGGCCGGCCGCCGGTTCGTCGTCGCCCCGGACACCGACTTCGCAGCGGTGCGGGAGGCACGGCTGGACGCCCTGGGCGACCTGGTCGCCGAGCACGCCGACACCGACGCCCTGTGGCGGCTGATCGAGCACGGCGCCCCCGCCGGGCTGCCGGTGCTGCCGGCCGGACCGGGCGCGCGCTGA
- a CDS encoding MSMEG_1061 family FMN-dependent PPOX-type flavoprotein has protein sequence MQPSVATEPTDAEVLAAAYRPPSQLVLDKVIDRVDEHCRAFIGLSPFATLATADADGFPEISPRGGDPGFVHVLDEHRLALPDRQGNNRVDSLRNLAVNPRAALLFFVPGAEETLKVYGTTEIVAADALGVDLTEFGRAPKSLVVLTVQRAYFQCGKAVMRSGLWDPSKQVDRSTMTPFGQVLKDHCRLDTPLPDDATIRADLAREL, from the coding sequence GTGCAGCCCTCCGTCGCCACCGAGCCCACCGACGCGGAGGTGCTGGCCGCCGCGTACCGGCCGCCGTCCCAGCTCGTCCTGGACAAGGTCATCGACCGCGTCGACGAGCACTGCCGCGCCTTCATCGGCCTCTCGCCGTTCGCCACGCTGGCCACCGCGGACGCCGACGGCTTCCCGGAGATCTCCCCGCGCGGCGGCGACCCGGGCTTCGTGCACGTGCTCGACGAGCACCGGCTGGCCCTGCCCGACCGGCAGGGGAACAACCGGGTGGACAGCCTGCGCAACCTGGCGGTCAACCCGCGTGCGGCGCTGCTGTTCTTCGTGCCCGGCGCCGAGGAGACGCTCAAGGTCTACGGGACGACGGAGATCGTCGCGGCCGACGCCCTGGGCGTCGACCTGACCGAGTTCGGCCGGGCGCCGAAGTCGCTGGTCGTGCTCACCGTGCAGCGGGCCTACTTCCAGTGCGGCAAGGCCGTCATGCGCTCGGGGCTGTGGGACCCGTCCAAGCAGGTGGACCGGTCGACGATGACGCCGTTCGGCCAGGTGCTCAAGGACCACTGCCGGCTGGACACCCCGCTGCCCGACGACGCCACCATCCGCGCGGACCTGGCGCGCGAGCTGTAG
- a CDS encoding VOC family protein gives MAYEFQVTIDSVAPHPLADWWAEALGWEREPTDEAFIRRMVDEGHATESDTVVHDGRLVWAAGGAIRHPTGSAPRVLFQLVPEPKTVKNRVHLDVRVGPENVEAEVARLTGRGATVLHHGQQGPYRWVTIADPEGNELCLT, from the coding sequence ATGGCCTACGAGTTCCAGGTGACCATCGACTCCGTCGCGCCGCACCCGCTCGCCGACTGGTGGGCCGAGGCGCTGGGCTGGGAGCGGGAGCCCACCGACGAGGCGTTCATCCGCCGGATGGTCGACGAGGGGCACGCCACCGAGTCCGACACCGTGGTGCACGACGGCCGGCTGGTCTGGGCGGCCGGCGGCGCGATCCGGCACCCCACCGGCAGCGCTCCCCGGGTGCTGTTCCAGCTGGTGCCCGAGCCGAAGACGGTGAAGAACCGGGTGCACCTGGACGTGCGGGTGGGCCCGGAGAACGTCGAGGCCGAGGTGGCCCGGCTGACCGGCCGCGGCGCGACGGTGCTGCACCACGGGCAGCAGGGCCCCTACCGCTGGGTCACGATCGCCGACCCGGAGGGCAACGAGCTCTGCCTCACCTGA
- a CDS encoding type II toxin-antitoxin system PemK/MazF family toxin encodes MASSGWRRVLGRLVDVAVQQATAPAQRKQRRVAAPRSSAPTPPPRSPLPQAAPPRRRTLVTEFSGPVHLEYRPREDAHPDPGEVVWAWVPFEEGDGRGKDRPVLVVGRDDDALLALVMSSKDHDLDAADEARHGRHWVDIGTGAWDRQGRPSEVRVDRVLRIDPADVRREGAALDRDRFDAVAAEVHRRRG; translated from the coding sequence GTGGCGAGCAGTGGATGGCGCAGGGTCCTCGGTCGGCTGGTGGACGTCGCGGTGCAGCAGGCCACCGCGCCGGCTCAGCGCAAGCAGCGCCGGGTGGCCGCGCCGCGGTCATCGGCACCGACGCCGCCACCCCGGTCCCCGCTGCCGCAGGCCGCCCCGCCGCGCCGCCGCACCCTGGTCACCGAGTTCTCCGGCCCGGTGCACCTGGAGTACCGGCCGCGCGAGGACGCGCACCCCGACCCGGGCGAGGTCGTCTGGGCGTGGGTGCCCTTCGAGGAGGGCGACGGCCGCGGCAAGGACCGGCCGGTGCTGGTCGTGGGCCGCGACGACGACGCGCTGCTGGCGCTGGTGATGAGCAGCAAGGACCACGACCTGGACGCCGCCGACGAGGCCCGGCACGGCCGGCACTGGGTCGACATCGGCACCGGGGCGTGGGACCGGCAGGGCCGGCCCAGCGAGGTGCGGGTGGACCGGGTGCTGCGGATCGACCCGGCCGACGTCCGCCGCGAGGGCGCGGCGCTGGACCGCGACCGGTTCGACGCGGTCGCCGCCGAGGTGCACCGGCGCCGCGGCTGA
- a CDS encoding AbrB family transcriptional regulator, with the protein MAGGRRRVLDWAVVAGVGVGAGVLLELLGVPSAPLFGGLVAGLGRALLGGTRLALPRPAGLGAQAVIGVSIGALVQTDTLRTVADHWLPVLAVTVATLLVSLVAGQLMRLQKGISPVTGAFSMIAGGASGITAMARDLGADEQVVAVLQYLRVLLIVVAMPIVATTVYGASAGSGTTPADDGPGWPGGLLFTVVCGVVGVLLGRLSRLPVGSLLGPMAVAAALDLTGVSQGAGVPELVEAAGFLAIGLQVGLGFTRASLRLVGRALPLALVLIVGAVAACAGLGVVLSRAAGVTLLDGYLATTPGGLYAVLATATGSGADATFVLAVQVLRLFVMLFSAPLLARVLRPRGG; encoded by the coding sequence GTGGCGGGCGGGCGGCGGCGGGTGCTGGACTGGGCCGTCGTCGCGGGCGTGGGGGTCGGCGCCGGCGTGCTGCTCGAGCTGCTGGGCGTGCCGTCGGCGCCGCTGTTCGGCGGCCTGGTCGCCGGGCTGGGCCGGGCGCTGCTGGGCGGCACCCGGCTGGCGCTGCCCCGGCCGGCCGGGCTCGGCGCGCAGGCGGTCATCGGCGTCTCGATCGGGGCGCTGGTGCAGACCGACACGCTGCGCACCGTCGCCGACCACTGGCTGCCGGTGCTCGCGGTGACCGTCGCGACCCTGCTGGTCAGCCTGGTCGCCGGCCAGCTCATGCGGCTGCAGAAGGGGATCAGCCCGGTCACCGGCGCGTTCTCGATGATCGCCGGCGGCGCCTCCGGGATCACCGCGATGGCCCGCGACCTGGGCGCCGACGAGCAGGTGGTCGCCGTCCTGCAGTACCTGCGGGTGCTGCTCATCGTGGTCGCGATGCCGATCGTGGCGACGACGGTCTACGGCGCCTCCGCCGGCAGCGGGACGACGCCCGCCGACGACGGCCCGGGCTGGCCGGGCGGGCTGCTGTTCACCGTGGTCTGCGGGGTCGTCGGCGTGCTCCTCGGCCGGCTGTCCCGGCTGCCGGTCGGGTCGCTGCTCGGCCCGATGGCGGTGGCCGCGGCGCTGGACCTGACCGGGGTGTCGCAGGGCGCCGGTGTGCCGGAGCTGGTGGAGGCCGCCGGCTTCCTGGCGATCGGCCTGCAGGTGGGGCTGGGGTTCACCCGGGCCAGCCTGCGGCTCGTCGGCCGGGCGCTGCCGCTCGCTCTGGTGCTCATCGTCGGGGCGGTCGCCGCGTGCGCCGGGCTGGGCGTGGTGCTCTCCCGGGCGGCGGGGGTGACGCTGCTCGACGGCTACCTGGCGACGACGCCGGGTGGGCTGTACGCGGTGCTCGCGACGGCGACCGGCAGCGGCGCCGACGCGACGTTCGTGCTGGCGGTCCAGGTGCTGCGGCTGTTCGTGATGCTCTTCTCCGCCCCGCTGCTGGCCCGCGTGCTGCGTCCCCGAGGCGGGTGA